The following are from one region of the Desulfurispira natronophila genome:
- a CDS encoding pilus assembly FimT family protein, protein MMKGFTLLELILTLVIVGILAGVAVMAWPGRDIEVGVYAQRMVSDIRYVQLTAMTCEDCETGAIVIDGNGYEFQLDGVPRSFADGQMGRDIAALGLNVSGDGVIFDSEFGEPVDSGGTSLTSALSLTLSGTAICIYPRTGYTEIGACS, encoded by the coding sequence ATGATGAAAGGATTTACGCTGCTGGAACTGATATTGACCCTGGTAATCGTCGGCATACTGGCGGGAGTAGCCGTCATGGCCTGGCCAGGGAGAGACATAGAGGTTGGCGTCTATGCCCAGCGGATGGTGAGCGATATCAGGTATGTGCAGCTTACGGCCATGACTTGCGAAGACTGTGAAACCGGAGCCATTGTCATTGATGGCAATGGGTATGAATTTCAGTTGGATGGTGTGCCTCGGTCATTTGCCGATGGGCAGATGGGGCGGGATATAGCTGCACTAGGGTTAAATGTCAGTGGTGATGGAGTTATCTTCGATTCTGAGTTTGGGGAGCCGGTGGATAGTGGGGGAACATCTCTGACAAGTGCTCTGTCTCTTACTCTCAGTGGAACGGCAATCTGCATCTATCCCCGCACCGGCTATACCGAGATAGGTGCTTGTTCGTAA